From Streptomyces fungicidicus, one genomic window encodes:
- a CDS encoding serine/threonine-protein kinase encodes MSTLIGQGGMGQVWTAYDKRLDRRVAVKLLRPDKVAGQEADELRRRFVRECRVTAQVDHPGLVTVHDAGSEGEELFLVMQYVDGADLGDHLAEHDPYPWQWTVAVAAQLCAVLSAVHAVPIVHRDLKPRNVMVKQDGTVTVLDLGVASVMDSDTTRLTHTGSPIGSPAYMAPEQAMGGAVGPYTDLYALGVLMHELLSGDVPFAGSTALGVLHRHLYEPPVPVRRLRPEVPEALEALVLRLLAKDPQHRPDSAQEVYEHLALLLPARGTPTGAPLDPTRPFLRPHAPWPDRARTPAPQPAPAAAPAPTGEKADVAAAVDEVKRLLGEGRITQAVDILGSILPVAADQHGEHSPVVRTLRKQYAATLLDDGQYRRALPELRRLADERAAEAGQADPQSLRYRYESAQCLEQLGEPAAALAEYRALLGYYENQYVAAGDPQLAHDVRRRIGHLLLALGDRAAAHDTLVRLLHDVERVQGPGHPLAADIRRTLQWLGQVRG; translated from the coding sequence CTGTCCACGCTCATCGGACAGGGCGGCATGGGGCAGGTCTGGACGGCCTACGACAAGCGGCTGGACCGGCGCGTGGCGGTGAAACTGCTGCGGCCCGACAAGGTGGCCGGCCAGGAGGCCGACGAGCTGCGCCGCCGCTTCGTGCGCGAGTGCCGGGTGACCGCGCAGGTCGACCACCCCGGACTGGTCACCGTGCACGACGCGGGCAGCGAGGGCGAGGAACTGTTCCTCGTCATGCAGTACGTCGACGGCGCCGACCTCGGCGACCACCTCGCCGAACACGACCCCTACCCGTGGCAGTGGACGGTCGCGGTCGCGGCCCAGCTGTGCGCGGTGCTGAGCGCCGTGCACGCCGTGCCGATCGTCCACCGCGACCTCAAGCCGCGCAACGTGATGGTGAAGCAGGACGGCACCGTCACCGTGCTCGACCTCGGCGTCGCCTCCGTCATGGACAGCGACACCACCCGGCTGACGCACACCGGTTCGCCCATCGGATCGCCCGCCTACATGGCCCCCGAGCAGGCGATGGGCGGCGCGGTCGGCCCGTACACGGACCTGTACGCGCTCGGCGTGCTGATGCACGAACTCCTCAGCGGCGACGTGCCGTTCGCCGGCTCCACGGCGCTCGGAGTGCTGCACCGGCACCTGTACGAGCCGCCGGTGCCGGTGCGCCGGCTCCGCCCGGAGGTCCCCGAGGCCCTGGAGGCCCTGGTGCTGCGCCTGCTCGCCAAGGACCCCCAGCACCGCCCGGACTCCGCGCAGGAGGTCTACGAACACCTGGCGCTGCTGCTCCCCGCACGGGGAACGCCCACCGGCGCCCCGCTGGACCCCACCCGCCCCTTCCTGCGCCCGCACGCCCCCTGGCCGGACCGGGCGCGCACCCCCGCCCCCCAGCCGGCGCCCGCCGCGGCGCCGGCGCCGACGGGGGAGAAGGCCGATGTCGCCGCGGCCGTGGACGAGGTGAAGCGGCTGCTCGGCGAGGGCCGCATCACCCAGGCCGTCGACATCCTCGGCTCGATCCTGCCCGTCGCCGCCGACCAGCACGGCGAGCACTCCCCGGTCGTCCGCACCCTGCGCAAGCAGTACGCGGCCACGCTCCTGGACGACGGCCAGTACCGGCGCGCCCTGCCCGAGCTGCGCCGCCTCGCCGACGAACGCGCCGCCGAGGCGGGCCAGGCCGACCCGCAGTCCCTGCGCTACCGCTACGAGTCCGCCCAGTGCCTGGAACAGCTCGGCGAACCGGCGGCGGCGCTCGCCGAGTACCGGGCGCTGCTGGGGTACTACGAGAACCAGTACGTGGCGGCGGGCGACCCGCAGCTCGCCCATGACGTGCGCCGCCGCATCGGGCATCTGCTGCTCGCCCTCGGCGACCGTGCCGCCGCCCACGACACGCTGGTCCGGCTGCTGCACGACGTGGAACGCGTGCAGGGCCCCGGGCACCCGCTGGCCGCCGACATCCGGCGGACCCTGCAGTGGCTGGGGCAGGTGCGCGGCTAG
- a CDS encoding N-6 DNA methylase, which produces MQDNATEVTAAGIARLAGVGRAAVSNWRRRHTDFPRPVGGTETSPAFALAEVEGWLRRHSKLAEVPLKERVWQRLAGHPAGPVTALTHAGCVLLLIHDRSPVWLEVSSGTDERLAALLPAALEQVLTTRLGGGPDGSRANSPGSVNTVPVNTPTAPQLLPSAPLFRAVAELAAELGARHTFEFLLGRHLDANPRQYTVTPADLAGLMAALAGTARTVLDPACGTGALLRSAGGGNGGGNAGGNGGPSANGSGGATGRRLYAQDSSPELAALTALRLALHTRAPVHAAAGDALRADAHPELRADAVLCHPPFNERNWGHDELAYDPRWEYGFPARTESELAWVQHALARLGEGGTAVLLMPPAAASRRSGRRIRADLLRRGALRAVVALPVGAAPPYNIPLHLWVLRRPQRACAQPEVLLADAGRFAGEGRGGPDWQGVRETVLDAWHAFDRAGRLDERPGLARSVPVIELLDDDVDLAPARHLPPPAAADGAGRLTDVRERLAETLRLTAGLTPPVDPALPAAGRRPLTTVGELARAGALVMRTGGNGGRTRLPVLTDHDVLAGTAPSGTLPEGDEEAVLTEAGDVVVPVLGGGAVARVIDDATAGAALGRNLVLLRPDPELLDAWFLAGFLRGTANNRQASSYASTATRLDVRRLQLPRLLPAEQRRYGARFRALDEFERTLRQAGRLGEQLLRGMYDGLTDGTVAPD; this is translated from the coding sequence ATGCAGGACAACGCGACGGAGGTGACCGCCGCCGGGATCGCGCGGCTGGCCGGAGTCGGCCGCGCCGCCGTCAGCAACTGGCGCCGCCGGCACACCGACTTCCCCCGGCCGGTGGGCGGCACCGAGACCAGCCCCGCGTTCGCGCTCGCCGAGGTCGAGGGCTGGCTGCGCCGGCACAGCAAGCTCGCCGAGGTCCCGCTGAAGGAGCGCGTCTGGCAGCGGCTCGCGGGGCACCCCGCCGGGCCCGTCACCGCGCTCACCCACGCCGGCTGCGTCCTGCTCCTGATCCACGACCGCTCCCCGGTGTGGCTGGAGGTGAGCTCCGGCACCGACGAGCGGCTCGCCGCACTGCTCCCCGCAGCGCTGGAACAGGTGCTCACGACCCGGCTCGGCGGCGGCCCGGACGGCTCACGCGCGAACTCCCCGGGCTCTGTGAACACCGTTCCTGTGAACACTCCCACCGCCCCTCAGCTGCTTCCGTCCGCCCCCCTCTTCCGCGCCGTCGCCGAACTCGCCGCCGAGCTGGGCGCCCGGCACACCTTCGAGTTCCTGCTCGGCCGTCACCTCGACGCCAACCCGCGCCAGTACACGGTCACCCCCGCCGACCTCGCCGGTCTCATGGCGGCCCTGGCCGGGACCGCCCGCACCGTCCTCGACCCCGCCTGCGGCACCGGCGCCCTGCTGCGCTCCGCCGGCGGCGGGAACGGCGGCGGGAACGCCGGCGGAAACGGCGGCCCAAGCGCCAACGGCAGCGGCGGCGCGACCGGCCGCCGGCTGTACGCCCAGGACAGCTCCCCCGAGCTCGCCGCCCTCACCGCGCTCCGTCTCGCCCTGCACACCCGCGCCCCAGTGCACGCCGCCGCCGGCGACGCCCTGCGCGCCGACGCGCACCCGGAGCTGCGGGCCGACGCGGTGCTGTGCCATCCCCCGTTCAACGAGCGCAACTGGGGACACGACGAACTCGCCTACGACCCCCGCTGGGAGTACGGCTTCCCGGCCCGCACCGAGTCCGAGCTGGCCTGGGTGCAGCACGCGCTCGCCCGGCTGGGGGAGGGCGGCACCGCCGTGCTGCTGATGCCGCCCGCCGCCGCCTCACGCCGCTCCGGGCGCCGGATCAGGGCCGACCTGCTGCGCCGGGGCGCGCTCCGCGCCGTCGTCGCGCTGCCGGTCGGGGCGGCACCGCCGTACAACATCCCGCTGCACCTGTGGGTGCTGCGCCGGCCACAACGGGCCTGCGCGCAGCCGGAGGTGCTGCTCGCCGACGCCGGGCGGTTCGCCGGCGAGGGGCGCGGCGGGCCCGACTGGCAGGGGGTCCGGGAGACGGTCCTCGACGCCTGGCACGCCTTCGACCGGGCCGGCCGGCTCGACGAACGGCCGGGCCTGGCCCGCTCCGTGCCCGTCATCGAACTCCTCGACGACGACGTCGACCTCGCCCCGGCCCGCCATCTGCCGCCCCCGGCCGCCGCGGACGGCGCCGGCCGGCTCACCGACGTACGCGAACGGCTCGCCGAGACCCTGCGCCTGACCGCCGGGCTCACCCCGCCCGTGGACCCCGCGCTTCCCGCCGCCGGACGCCGGCCGCTCACCACCGTCGGGGAACTCGCCCGCGCGGGCGCCCTGGTGATGCGCACGGGCGGAAACGGCGGCCGCACGCGCCTGCCCGTCCTCACCGACCACGACGTACTCGCGGGAACCGCCCCCTCCGGGACGCTCCCGGAGGGCGACGAGGAAGCGGTGCTCACCGAGGCGGGCGACGTCGTCGTCCCCGTGCTGGGCGGGGGCGCCGTCGCCCGGGTGATCGACGACGCGACCGCCGGGGCCGCCCTGGGCCGCAACCTCGTACTGCTGCGCCCGGATCCGGAGCTGCTCGACGCGTGGTTCCTCGCCGGGTTCCTGCGCGGCACCGCCAACAACCGCCAGGCCAGCAGCTACGCGTCCACCGCCACCCGGCTCGACGTCCGCCGCCTCCAGCTGCCCCGGCTCCTGCCCGCCGAACAGCGGCGCTACGGCGCCCGCTTCCGCGCCCTCGACGAGTTCGAACGGACGCTCAGGCAGGCGGGCCGGCTCGGCGAACAGCTGCTGCGCGGGATGTACGACGGCCTGACCGACGGGACCGTCGCCCCCGACTGA
- a CDS encoding GNAT family N-acetyltransferase, whose translation MECKVSRLADRPGMERAVREMADSWPRFVVEDLVGNAHFPRIAAELPEYVLFAEDERGEVVATAHSVPFSLAAEGRGALPARGWDGVLVWAFSDLRHGVRPDTVSAISVTVAPGAQGRGLSGVMLSAMRDNARARGFREVVAPVRPSAKHLEPRTSIEEYARRVRPDGLPHDPWLRVHARAGATIESVAPVSMTVSASLDDWRRWTGLPFDTDGDIEVPGALAPVRCEAERGYAVYVEPNVWMRHPL comes from the coding sequence ATGGAATGCAAGGTGTCGAGGCTCGCGGACCGTCCCGGTATGGAGCGGGCGGTGCGGGAGATGGCGGACAGCTGGCCGCGGTTCGTGGTCGAGGACCTGGTGGGCAACGCGCACTTCCCGCGCATCGCCGCGGAACTGCCCGAGTATGTGCTGTTCGCCGAGGACGAGCGGGGCGAGGTGGTCGCCACCGCCCACAGTGTGCCGTTCTCCCTCGCCGCCGAGGGCCGGGGCGCACTGCCCGCCCGCGGCTGGGACGGGGTCCTGGTGTGGGCCTTCTCCGATCTGCGGCACGGGGTCCGGCCGGACACCGTCAGCGCCATCTCGGTCACCGTCGCCCCCGGGGCCCAGGGGCGGGGACTGTCCGGCGTGATGCTCTCCGCGATGCGGGACAACGCGCGGGCGCGCGGCTTCCGCGAGGTCGTCGCCCCGGTCCGGCCCAGCGCCAAACACCTCGAACCGCGCACCTCCATCGAGGAGTACGCGCGGCGGGTGCGCCCCGACGGACTGCCGCACGATCCGTGGCTGCGGGTCCACGCCAGGGCCGGCGCCACGATCGAGTCCGTGGCACCGGTGTCCATGACCGTGTCCGCCTCGCTGGACGACTGGCGCCGCTGGACCGGGCTGCCCTTCGACACCGACGGAGACATCGAGGTGCCCGGCGCGCTGGCCCCGGTGCGCTGCGAGGCGGAGCGCGGATACGCCGTGTACGTCGAGCCCAACGTGTGGATGCGGCATCCGCTGTGA
- a CDS encoding HNH endonuclease family protein — MTRYKGWGVRTGRTGPAVIAAVALLAGCEGIQDAGPPAGGGAASAAPDGRAVSPLDNPDGTEPGLAPVTGDADRAEAVALITKVPTKGRGPKTGYDRDEFGYAWMDTADGVPLARNGCDTRNDLLQRDGEDVRFRSGSNCVVVAMTLADPYTGTTIEWRKQKAAEVQIDHVVPLSYSWQMGSSRWAEDKRKRLANDTLNLIPVQGRANSSKGDSGPAAWLPPDKGIRCSYAVRFAQVALKYEMPVTTADRRMMLEQCGG; from the coding sequence GTGACGCGATACAAGGGGTGGGGCGTAAGGACCGGGCGCACGGGCCCGGCGGTGATCGCGGCGGTGGCCCTCCTCGCCGGCTGCGAGGGAATCCAGGACGCCGGCCCCCCGGCCGGCGGCGGGGCCGCGAGCGCCGCCCCGGACGGGCGGGCCGTCAGCCCGCTGGACAACCCCGACGGCACCGAACCGGGCCTCGCGCCGGTGACCGGTGACGCGGACCGGGCCGAGGCCGTCGCACTCATCACCAAGGTGCCGACCAAGGGCCGCGGCCCGAAGACGGGCTACGACCGCGACGAGTTCGGCTACGCCTGGATGGACACGGCCGACGGCGTCCCCCTCGCGAGGAACGGCTGCGACACGCGCAACGATTTGCTCCAGCGCGACGGCGAGGACGTGCGGTTCCGGTCCGGTTCCAACTGTGTGGTGGTCGCCATGACGCTGGCCGACCCGTACACCGGCACGACCATCGAGTGGCGCAAGCAGAAGGCCGCCGAGGTGCAGATAGACCACGTCGTGCCGCTCTCCTACAGCTGGCAGATGGGCTCCTCGCGGTGGGCGGAGGACAAGCGGAAGCGGCTGGCGAACGACACCCTCAACCTGATCCCGGTGCAGGGCCGCGCCAACTCCTCCAAGGGCGACTCCGGCCCGGCCGCCTGGCTCCCGCCGGACAAGGGCATCCGGTGCTCCTACGCGGTCCGCTTCGCGCAGGTCGCCCTCAAGTACGAGATGCCGGTGACGACGGCCGACCGGCGGATGATGCTGGAGCAGTGCGGGGGCTGA
- a CDS encoding antitoxin: protein MGILDKFKSNKAARDKAKHASDTAERKMNERTGGKYEGQIDTAQQQAERRLGMDRDRPDQP from the coding sequence ATGGGCATCCTCGACAAGTTCAAGAGCAACAAGGCGGCGCGCGACAAGGCCAAACACGCCTCCGACACCGCCGAACGGAAGATGAACGAGAGGACCGGCGGCAAGTACGAGGGCCAGATCGACACCGCGCAGCAGCAGGCCGAACGCCGGCTCGGCATGGACCGCGATCGCCCCGACCAGCCGTAA
- the mfd gene encoding transcription-repair coupling factor: protein MSLHGLLDAVVKDTALAEAIAAAADGNRMHIDLVGPPAARPFTVAALARDTGRPVLAVTATGREAEDLAAALRSLLPPEGVVEYPSWETLPHERLSPRSDTVGRRLAVLRRLAHPRPDDPETGPVSVVVAPVRSVLQPQVKGLGDLEPVSLRTGGTADLGATVEALAAAAYARVELVEKRGEFAVRGGILDVFPPTEEHPLRVEFWGDDVEEIRYFKVADQRSLEVAEHGLWAPPCRELLLTDDVRERARALAEDHPELGELLGKIAEGIAVEGMESLAPVLVDDMELLLDVLPEGAMAVVCDPERVRTRASDLVATSQEFLQASWAATAGGGEAPIDVDAASLWSLADVRDRARELDMMWWSVSPFAADEELDSDTLKLGMHAPETYRGDTARALADTKGWLADGWRTVFVTEGHGPAARTVEVLGGEGIAARLDPDLGEITPSVVHVSCGCIDHGFVDPALGLAVLTETDLTGQKASGREGARMPARRRKTIDPLTLEAGDHIVHEQHGVGRYIEMVQRTVQGATREYLVVEYAPAKRGQPGDRLYIPTDQLEQITKYVGGEAPTLHRLGGADWTKTKARAKKAVKEIAADLIKLYSARMAAPGHAFGADSPWQRELEDAFPYAETPDQLTTIAEVKEDMEKSVPMDRLICGDVGYGKTEIAVRAAFKAVQDGKQVAVLVPTTLLVQQHFGTFSERYAQFPVVVKALSRFQSDTEAKAVLEGLREGSVDVVIGTHRLFSSETKFKDLGLVIVDEEQRFGVEHKEQLKKLRANVDVLTMSATPIPRTLEMAVTGIREMSTITTPPEERHPVLTFVGPYEQKQIGAAIRRELLREGQVFYIHNRVESIDRAAARLREIVPEARIATAHGQMSESALEQVVVDFWEKKSDVLVSTTIVESGIDISNANTLIVERGDNFGLSQLHQLRGRVGRGRERGYAYFLYPPEKPLTETAHERLATIAQHTEMGAGMYVAMKDLEIRGAGNLLGGEQSGHIAGVGFDLYVRMVGEAVADYRRQLETGGIEEEPPLEVKIELPVDAHVPHDYAPGERLRLQAYRAIASANSEEDIKAVREELVDRYGKLPEPVENLLLVAGLRMLARACGVGEVVLQGNNVRFAPVELRESQELRLKRLYPGTVIKPSVHQVLVPRPKTAKVGGKPLVGRDLLGWTGEFLTSVLGS from the coding sequence ATGAGCCTGCACGGTCTGCTCGACGCCGTAGTCAAGGACACCGCCCTCGCGGAAGCGATCGCGGCGGCCGCAGACGGCAACCGCATGCACATCGACCTGGTCGGGCCGCCCGCGGCCCGGCCCTTCACGGTCGCCGCCCTGGCCCGTGACACCGGCCGCCCGGTGCTCGCGGTGACGGCGACCGGACGCGAGGCGGAGGACCTGGCCGCGGCCCTGCGCTCGCTGCTCCCGCCCGAGGGCGTCGTGGAGTACCCGTCCTGGGAGACCCTCCCGCACGAGCGGCTCAGCCCGCGCAGCGACACCGTCGGCCGCCGCCTCGCCGTGCTGCGCCGCCTGGCCCACCCGCGCCCGGACGACCCCGAGACCGGCCCGGTCTCCGTCGTCGTCGCCCCCGTGCGCTCCGTGCTCCAGCCGCAGGTCAAGGGCCTGGGCGACCTGGAGCCGGTGTCCCTGCGCACCGGCGGGACCGCCGACCTGGGCGCGACCGTCGAAGCCCTGGCCGCCGCCGCGTACGCACGTGTGGAGCTCGTCGAGAAGCGCGGCGAGTTCGCCGTCCGGGGCGGCATCCTCGACGTGTTCCCGCCCACCGAGGAACACCCCCTGCGCGTCGAGTTCTGGGGCGACGACGTCGAGGAGATCCGCTACTTCAAGGTCGCCGACCAGCGCTCCCTGGAGGTCGCCGAGCACGGTCTGTGGGCCCCGCCGTGCCGCGAGCTGCTGCTCACCGACGACGTACGGGAACGCGCCCGGGCCCTCGCCGAGGACCACCCGGAGCTGGGCGAACTGCTGGGCAAAATCGCCGAGGGCATCGCGGTCGAGGGCATGGAGTCCCTGGCCCCGGTCCTCGTCGACGACATGGAGCTGCTGCTGGACGTGCTGCCCGAGGGCGCCATGGCCGTGGTCTGCGACCCCGAGCGGGTGCGGACGCGCGCGTCGGACCTGGTGGCCACCTCGCAGGAGTTCCTGCAGGCCTCCTGGGCGGCCACCGCAGGCGGCGGCGAGGCGCCCATCGACGTGGACGCCGCCTCCCTGTGGTCCCTCGCGGACGTCCGCGACCGGGCCCGCGAGCTGGACATGATGTGGTGGTCGGTGTCCCCGTTCGCCGCCGACGAGGAACTCGACTCCGACACCCTCAAGCTCGGCATGCACGCCCCGGAGACCTACCGCGGCGACACCGCCAGGGCCCTCGCCGACACCAAGGGCTGGCTCGCCGACGGCTGGCGCACGGTGTTCGTCACCGAGGGACACGGCCCGGCCGCCCGCACGGTCGAGGTGCTCGGCGGCGAGGGCATCGCCGCCCGTCTCGACCCGGACCTCGGCGAGATCACCCCGTCCGTGGTGCACGTCTCCTGCGGCTGCATCGACCACGGCTTCGTCGACCCTGCGCTCGGCCTCGCCGTGCTCACCGAGACCGACCTGACCGGCCAGAAGGCCTCCGGCCGCGAGGGCGCCCGGATGCCGGCCCGGCGCCGCAAGACCATCGACCCGCTCACCCTGGAGGCGGGCGACCACATCGTCCACGAGCAGCACGGCGTGGGCCGCTACATCGAGATGGTGCAGCGCACCGTCCAGGGCGCCACCCGCGAGTACCTGGTCGTGGAGTACGCCCCCGCCAAGCGCGGCCAGCCCGGCGACCGGCTGTACATCCCCACCGACCAGCTGGAGCAGATCACCAAGTACGTCGGCGGCGAGGCGCCCACCCTGCACCGGCTCGGCGGCGCCGACTGGACCAAGACCAAGGCACGCGCCAAGAAGGCGGTCAAGGAGATCGCCGCCGACCTGATCAAGCTGTACAGCGCCCGCATGGCCGCCCCCGGCCACGCCTTCGGCGCCGACTCGCCCTGGCAGCGCGAGCTGGAGGACGCCTTCCCGTACGCGGAGACCCCCGACCAGCTCACCACCATCGCCGAGGTCAAGGAGGACATGGAGAAGTCGGTCCCGATGGACCGGCTGATCTGCGGCGACGTCGGCTACGGCAAGACGGAGATCGCGGTCCGGGCCGCCTTCAAGGCCGTGCAGGACGGCAAGCAGGTCGCCGTGCTCGTTCCCACCACGCTGCTGGTGCAGCAGCACTTCGGGACGTTCAGCGAGCGGTACGCGCAGTTCCCCGTGGTGGTGAAGGCGCTGTCCCGCTTCCAGTCCGACACCGAGGCCAAGGCGGTCCTGGAGGGCCTGCGCGAGGGCTCGGTGGACGTCGTCATCGGCACCCACCGCCTGTTCTCCTCGGAGACCAAGTTCAAGGACCTCGGCCTGGTCATCGTCGACGAGGAGCAGCGCTTCGGCGTCGAGCACAAGGAGCAGCTGAAGAAGCTGCGCGCCAACGTCGACGTGCTGACCATGTCCGCCACGCCGATCCCGCGCACCCTGGAGATGGCCGTCACCGGCATCCGGGAGATGTCGACGATCACCACGCCGCCGGAGGAGCGCCACCCGGTGCTCACGTTCGTCGGCCCCTACGAGCAGAAGCAGATCGGTGCCGCCATCCGCCGTGAACTGCTGCGCGAGGGCCAGGTCTTCTACATCCACAACCGGGTCGAGTCGATCGACCGCGCGGCGGCCCGGCTGCGCGAGATCGTGCCGGAGGCGCGGATCGCCACCGCGCACGGCCAGATGTCGGAGTCGGCGCTGGAGCAGGTCGTCGTCGACTTCTGGGAGAAGAAGTCCGACGTGCTGGTGTCGACGACGATCGTCGAGTCCGGCATCGACATCTCCAACGCCAACACCCTGATCGTCGAGCGCGGCGACAACTTCGGCCTCAGCCAGCTGCACCAGCTGCGCGGCCGGGTGGGACGCGGCCGGGAGCGCGGGTACGCCTACTTCCTGTACCCGCCGGAGAAGCCGCTGACGGAGACCGCGCACGAGCGGCTCGCGACCATCGCCCAGCACACCGAGATGGGCGCGGGCATGTACGTGGCGATGAAGGACCTGGAGATCCGCGGCGCCGGAAACCTGCTCGGCGGCGAGCAGTCCGGGCACATCGCGGGCGTCGGCTTCGACCTGTACGTGCGGATGGTGGGCGAGGCGGTCGCGGACTACCGCAGGCAGCTGGAGACGGGCGGGATCGAGGAGGAGCCGCCGCTCGAGGTGAAGATCGAGCTGCCCGTCGACGCGCACGTCCCGCACGACTACGCGCCGGGCGAGCGGCTGCGCCTCCAGGCGTACCGGGCGATCGCCTCCGCGAACTCGGAGGAGGACATCAAGGCGGTGCGGGAGGAACTCGTCGACCGCTACGGCAAGTTGCCGGAGCCGGTGGAGAACCTGCTGCTGGTGGCGGGGCTGCGGATGCTCGCCCGGGCGTGCGGTGTGGGCGAGGTCGTGCTCCAGGGCAACAACGTCCGCTTCGCTCCTGTGGAGTTGCGCGAGTCGCAGGAGCTGCGACTCAAGCGCCTGTACCCGGGCACGGTGATCAAGCCGTCCGTCCACCAGGTGCTGGTGCCGCGTCCGAAGACCGCGAAGGTGGGCGGCAAGCCGCTGGTCGGGCGGGACCTGCTGGGCTGGACCGGGGAGTTCCTGACGTCGGTCCTGGGATCCTGA